Proteins from a genomic interval of Psychrobacter fulvigenes:
- a CDS encoding carbonic anhydrase, translating into MPTDTRPKTGQEALELLKEGNVRYVESLTNTDPCMQRRPELISDQDPLAIILGCSDARVPVEIVFDQGLGDLFVIRVAGNVVAPSQIGSVEFAAEKFGTKLVVVLGHSHCGAVTACVEALINPEQNYSPNLQSIVDRIRPSVYNLHELATANGHDVDADELVDLSISANVRMSVSQLKHGSRALEDLTSSGKLLIVGAEYDLETGEVRFLES; encoded by the coding sequence ATGCCTACTGATACACGTCCAAAAACTGGTCAAGAAGCACTCGAGCTTTTGAAAGAAGGTAATGTGCGCTATGTTGAAAGCCTTACAAACACTGACCCTTGCATGCAGAGGCGTCCAGAGCTAATCAGTGATCAAGACCCTCTTGCCATCATTTTGGGTTGCTCGGATGCGCGTGTACCAGTGGAGATTGTGTTTGATCAAGGCTTGGGTGATCTGTTTGTCATTCGGGTAGCGGGTAACGTGGTTGCGCCTTCGCAGATTGGCTCAGTCGAATTCGCCGCCGAAAAATTTGGCACCAAGCTGGTTGTGGTACTCGGGCACTCACATTGCGGTGCGGTGACAGCCTGCGTAGAAGCGCTTATCAATCCTGAGCAGAACTATTCTCCAAACTTGCAGTCTATCGTAGATCGTATCCGCCCCAGTGTTTATAACCTGCATGAGCTGGCGACTGCCAACGGTCATGATGTCGATGCTGATGAGTTGGTTGATCTGTCTATAAGTGCCAACGTGCGTATGTCGGTCAGTCAGCTCAAGCATGGTTCGCGGGCTTTAGAAGACCTAACATCTAGCGGTAAGTTATTGATCGTCGGTGCGGAGTATGATTTAGAGACAGGTGAAGTGCGGTTTTTAGAAAGCTAA
- the gloA gene encoding lactoylglutathione lyase has product MLRVKDPAKSLEFYTGVLGMTLLAVKKFPEMEFDLYFLAKLTDSERENLPAGEELEIFAFRQRGILELTHNYGTETKADFSYHDGNSEPQGFGHICFSVPNLDEAVAWFDKNNVEFKKRPEDGSMKNIAFIKDVDGYWIEIVQADLMG; this is encoded by the coding sequence ATGCTACGGGTGAAAGATCCTGCCAAGTCACTTGAGTTTTATACGGGCGTGCTCGGTATGACGCTACTGGCAGTAAAAAAGTTCCCTGAGATGGAATTTGATTTGTATTTCTTAGCCAAGCTGACTGACAGCGAGCGTGAGAATTTACCAGCTGGTGAAGAGTTGGAAATCTTTGCATTCCGTCAGCGCGGTATTTTGGAATTGACCCATAACTATGGCACTGAAACCAAGGCTGACTTTAGCTATCACGATGGTAATAGTGAGCCACAAGGTTTTGGTCATATCTGCTTTAGCGTCCCGAACCTAGATGAAGCGGTGGCTTGGTTTGACAAAAACAATGTCGAATTCAAAAAACGTCCAGAAGATGGCAGCATGAAAAACATCGCCTTTATCAAAGATGTTGACGGCTACTGGATTGAGATTGTACAAGCCGATTTGATGGGCTAG
- a CDS encoding mechanosensitive ion channel family protein: protein MPTSEAGTTVSAETAAGSTTTDAFTYQSIIDSANGILIGFVERIPYFVASIIVILIFWFLSTVFKKIVFKILGSRSRHQNLVKVFQRVGGALIIFIGFMIAMVIAVPGFTPAKLIGALGIGSVAIGFAFKDIFQNLLSGILLLISEPFRIGDQIVSGDYEGTVEDIKIRATTIKTYDGRQVVIPNSDLYTSALTVNTAYKQRRLQVAVGIGYEDDIEAAKAEILQALDKADTVSTKATPSVIATGFGGSSIDLVVRWFIEDGTQANKVASIHQVIVEIKTALDAAGVNIPFPIRTIDLSDPSVTAIVNKMHEQQAVDVNKTATE, encoded by the coding sequence ATGCCTACCTCTGAGGCAGGAACCACCGTGAGTGCTGAAACAGCTGCTGGATCGACAACGACTGATGCCTTTACCTATCAAAGCATCATTGATTCAGCAAATGGAATATTGATTGGCTTTGTCGAGCGTATTCCATATTTTGTAGCATCAATCATTGTTATTCTGATTTTTTGGTTTTTATCGACTGTTTTCAAAAAGATCGTCTTCAAAATATTGGGAAGTCGCAGTCGCCATCAGAATTTGGTGAAAGTGTTTCAACGGGTAGGCGGGGCACTGATTATTTTTATTGGTTTTATGATCGCCATGGTCATTGCGGTGCCAGGGTTTACGCCTGCCAAACTGATTGGGGCGCTCGGCATTGGCTCGGTCGCTATTGGCTTTGCTTTTAAGGATATTTTTCAAAACCTATTGTCAGGTATTTTACTGCTTATCTCGGAGCCATTTCGTATCGGTGATCAGATCGTTTCAGGTGATTATGAAGGCACTGTTGAGGATATCAAAATCCGTGCGACGACTATCAAGACTTATGATGGTCGGCAGGTGGTCATTCCGAACTCAGATCTCTATACCTCGGCATTGACTGTCAATACCGCCTATAAGCAGCGCCGTTTGCAAGTCGCTGTCGGTATCGGTTATGAAGATGACATCGAAGCGGCTAAGGCTGAGATTTTGCAGGCATTAGATAAGGCAGACACGGTATCTACTAAGGCTACGCCAAGCGTGATAGCGACAGGATTTGGCGGTTCATCCATAGATTTGGTTGTGCGCTGGTTTATCGAAGACGGTACCCAAGCCAACAAGGTCGCTTCTATTCACCAAGTCATTGTAGAGATCAAAACGGCGCTTGATGCAGCAGGCGTGAATATTCCGTTCCCGATACGCACCATAGATTTGAGCGATCCTTCTGTGACGGCTATCGTCAATAAAATGCACGAGCAGCAAGCTGTTGATGTCAATAAGACCGCCACAGAGTAG